The DNA window TGCCGGGGACGTTCGCCACCCAACGAATCACCAACGTGGACGAGCTGATCGACGCGATCCAGCGGCTGGCCGTCCGCGGCGCACCCGCGCTGGGGGTGGCGGGGGCGCTCGGCGTGGCGCTCGTCGCCGGCCGCGACGACGCGAGCGAGCTGGCCGAACGGCTCGCGCGAGCGAGGCCCACCGCGGTCAACCTGAGGTGGGGCGTCGAGCAGGCCTTGAAGGAGCTGCCGAACGGACCACAGCAGGTCCTCGCCAGAGCGCAACGGCTGGCCAAGGCCGACGAGGAGATCAACAAGCGCGCGTCGTTCCGCGCGGCCGAGTACGTCAAGGCCCACACGACGAGACGCAAGCTCAGGCTGCACACCCACTGCAACACCGGCTGGCTCGCGACCGCGGGCTGGGGCACCGCGCTCGGCGTCGTCTGGCATCTCGCCAACGAGAACGCGATCGAAGAGGTCCTCGTCGACGAGACCCGCCCGCTGCTGCAGGGCGCGCGGCTCACCGCGTTCGAGCTCGCCGAGGCGGGCGTCCCGTACTGCATCCTGCCCGACTCCGCCGCCGCGACCGCGCTCGCCGAAGGCAGGAGCGACGCGGTGGTCGTCGGCGCGGACCGGATCGCGGCGAACGGCGACGTCGCCAACAAGATCGGCACGTACCCGCTCGCCCTCGCCGCGAAGCACCACGGCGTGCCGTTCCTGGTCGTCGCGCCGGAGTCCACGATCGACGCCAAAACCCTTACCGGCAAGGACATCGCGATCGAGGAACGGGACGCTGCCGAGCTCGGCGACTTGGTCCCGGACGGCGCCAAGGCGTTCAACCCCGCGTTCGACGTCACCCCCGCCGACCTGATCACCGCGATCGTCACCGAGGACCGCGTCTGGGAACCGGCTACGCGGGCGTGAGCTCCGCCAGTCGGCGCGTCGTGATCGCCACCTGTGGTGCCGCGCCGCACGCGACGAACGACTCGTGCGCCTCCCGCAGCGACCCCTGCCCCTCGGCCGTCGCACCGCGCGCCAACAGCGCGTCCGCCAACGCCGCCAACGCCCACGCCAGACCGAGCAGATGCCCGGTCTCCCGGTGGAGCTGGCAGCCGGCACGGGCGTGGCCCTCCGCGGCGAGCGCCTCGCCCATCGACAACGCGGTCCACGCGAGCGCGACCCGCGCGTCGCCCTCGCACACGCGGTAGCTGCTCGCCTGCGCGAGTTCGAGCACCCTCCGCGCCTGCCTGTCGGCGGCCACGAGGTCACCGCGATCGGCGTGACCCGTCGTCTGCCCGAGCAGCGCCTCGACGTACGCGTGGTGGTAGCGCCCGTCGCGGCTCGCCTCCACCGCCTCGGCGTAGTGCCGCGCGGACGCGTCGAACCGTCCGAGTCGCTGCTCGATCCGAGCCAGAACGGTCAACGCCTGACCGAGATTCTCCGCCGCCCGGATCTCCGACGCGATCTCCAGACTCCTGCTCACCAAGGCGAAAGCCTCGTCGAACCGGCCGATCGAGCCCAACACCGCCGCGCGCGTCTTGAGGATCCCGCCCTCAGCGCGCCGGTTGTTCGTCGAGGTCGCGACATCGAGCGCCTGGTCGAGAATCTCCAACGCCACCAGGGGTCTTCCGAGCGCGTAGGTCACGTCGGCGAACGTGTCCAAGGTGTCCGCCGCGTACCGCTGGTCGCCCTGCTGGATCGTGGCCGCAGCTTCCGCGAGATGGTCGCGCGCGACGTGCAGCCGGCCGAGGAGCGACTCGACGTACCCGAGGTTCAGCAGCTGCAACGGGAACGGCTCGCGCGCCTGCCTCCGCATCGCGATGCACTCGGTCAACAGCTCCTGCGCGACCGGCAGCTCACCGAGCTGCATGTGGACGAGCCCGAGGTTGTTCTTAGCGTTCGCGATCTCCTCCAGGTCGCCAGTGGCCTGAGCGAACTCCAAAGCCCGCTTGATGAACGGCAGGCCAGCCGCGGAGTCGAGCTTGGCTCTGACCACGCCGAGGTTGGCGTACGCACGGGCCTGGAACACCGGGTCGTCGAGCCGGTCGGCGGCGATCACGCCGGCCTCGGCCAGCGCGAGCTCGTCGGCCGAGCTGACGGTGCTCGCGTACAGCCGCAGCCGGTTGGCGAACCGGCAGGCCCAGGCGTACGGGCCTTGTTCGGCGCAGTGCGCGACGGCGGCCAGCAGCACGTGGCGCTCGTCCTCGAGCCAGCCGATCGCGGCGTCCTCGTCGGCGTACGGGACCGCCTCGACGTCCGGCGGCGGCAGCTCCGGCGCCTGGTGAACGGGCACGAGCCGGGTCACAGCGCCGTCGCAGTGGGCGTAGTACCAGGCGAGGAGGCGTTCGAACGTCTCGGTCGCTGCCGACTCCTCCGACGTCAGCCGGGCGCGCGCGAACTCGCGGAGCAGGTCGTGGAAGCGGTACCGCTGCGATGCGTGCTGCTCCAGCAGGTGCGCCGCGACGAGGCGCCGGAGCTGAGCACGCGCGTCGCCCGACGTCACGGACGCCAGCGCGGCTGCGGTGTCGACGGTGAAGTCCGGCCCGGGGATCACGCCGAGCAGCCGGAACATCCGCCGGTCGGCTTCGCCGAGGCGTTGGTAGGAGAGCTCGAACGCCCGTTGGACCGCGTCGTCGCCGTCAAGCCGGAGCGCGGCGAGCGGCTCGGAGCGAAGCTCGACGAGGTAGTCGGCGATCGTACGATGCGGGTCGTCGACGAGCTGTGCGGCCGCAATCCGCAACGCCAGTGGGAGAAACGCGCAGGCAGCGGCGAGCTCGGGCAGCAAGGCGCGTTCCCGCGGCCGGTCCCTTCCGAGCAGCGAGTCGAGCAGCGCCGTCGCCTCTTCCGGCTTCAACGTGTCGAGCAGAATCCGTCGAGCGCCGTCCCTGGCGACGAGGCCGGACAGGCGGTCCCGGCTCGTCACCAGGCAGAGGCTCCCCGAGGTGGCGGGCAGCAGCGGGCGTACCTGCTCGGCGTCGATCGCGTTGTCGAGCAGCACCAGCACACGTTTGCCCGCGGTCGCCGAACGGTAGAGCGCGGTCGCCTCGGTGACTTCGACGGGCACGGCGCGGGAGTCGACGCCGAGTCCGCGGAGCAACTGGGCGAGCGCCTCGTGCGGGGTGAGGGCTGGCGCCGGTGCGTACCCGCGCAGGTCCACGTGCAGCTGGCCGTCGGGGAAGTGGTCGCGGACGCGGTGGCTCCAGTGCACCGCGAGGCTGGTCTTCCCGACGCCGGCGGTGCCCGCGATGACGGCGAGAGCGGCGGTCTGCCGGGCGTCCTGGGGGTTGGGGAGCAGCTCGTCGAGCCCGAGCAGGTCGTCGGTTCGGCCGGTGAACGCGGCGACCGCGGGCGGGAGCTCGGCGGGTGGGACGGCACCGTTCGGCTGTCGTGGTGCGGGTACGTCGACCGGGATCAGCGCGGGGTCGGCGCGGCGGATCGCCTGCTCGAGGTCGGTGAGCTCGCTGGTGGGCTTGCCGCTGTACTCGCTGGCGAGCAGGTCGCGGTACGTCCGCGCGGCGGTGAGCGCGCGGTCGGTCTGGCCGGCGCGGTGGGACGCGAGCATGTGCAGGCGGACCAGGCGTTCGCGGGTGCCGTGTGCCTCGACGAGGTCGGTGAGCTCGCCCAGCAGCCGGGTATGGCGGCCGAGGCGCAGCTCGGCGTCGATGCGGTCCTCGATCGCGCCGAGCCTTGCCTCTTCGAGTCCGTGCGTGAGGCGGTCGCGCAGCAGCTCGTCGGTGAGGGCGCCGCCGAGCGCAGGCCCGCGCCAGAGGTCGGTGGCTTCGGTGAGGAGGGCGACGAGCTGCTGGTCGTCGGTGGCTTGGTGCGCTTGGCGTACGAGCCGTTTGAACCGGTGCGCGTCGACCGCTTCGGGGTCGACGTCGAGCAGGTAGCCGTCGCCGGAGCTCGGCACGGTGGCGAGGCCGCGGAGCGCGCCGCGGAGCCCGGAGATGCGTACCTGGACTGAGGAACGTGCCGTACGCGGAGGACCGTCGGGCCACATCAGGTCGACGAAGCGGTTGACCGGAACGGCCCGTCCGACCTCGAGCGCCAGGACGGCGAACGCGAGCCGCTGTTGTCGGGGGCCCAGGTCGACCACGCGGTCGTCGCCATCGCGGGCCTCGACAGGCCCCAGCAGTCGGATGTCCACAGCTCTGCCCGAGATCCCCCAAGTGTCCGGATCTCGAACTGTAGCGCGAGGCCCTGACTACCGCGCGAACAGCTCCGCGAGCGTGCCGAACCCGCCTCGGAGCGCCCGCTCGCCGAGCAGCGAGACCTGCTCGGCCTCGGCCGGCGTGAGGTAGGCGGTGGGGGACTTCCCGTGCACGCGGGCCAGCAGCAGGGCGCCGGTGTGGCGGAGGACTGCTGGCTCGTCGAGCGCAAGCCCGCCGGCGTCGCCGTACGCGCGCCAGAACGCCAGCGCACAGTCCTCCAGCGGTGACGCCAATGCGGGAAGGTGGATCGCCTTCATCGTCAGGTGGTGCAGCATGAACGCGACGTCGAAGACCGGGTTACCGCGGTGCGCCACCTCGAAGTCCAAAGCCCACAGCGAATCCGGCCCGATCAGCACGTTCTTCGGCGAGAAGTCCCCATGCACGAAGCACGTCGGCGCGGCCAGAAGCTCATCCAGGCAAGCCGAAACGAGCGGCGCGAGGTCGGTACGCCGGGCCGCGACCGTACGGTGGTACGGGTCGCCGCGTAGCTCCAGGAAGCCGTCCAACGAGGTAAACACCTCAGGTAGGTCGGAGACCGTCGCGGAGTGCCAGCGGCCCAGTGTCGAGCCCAACGTCGTACCCGCCCACGACACCACGGTCCCGCCGAGCAGCTGGGTCCGCCACTCCACCCACGACGCGGGCGCGGCCGCCATCACCAGCACGAACCGTTCCGGATCGAAGTCCAGCAACCGCGGCGCCACCTCGGGCGTCAACGTCCCCACCAGCGACAGCGCGGCAGCCTCGACGGCCGCCCGTTCCATCCGGGCCGGCCACTCGTCGGCGACGGACAGGAACGGCAGCGGCTGCTTGACCACCAGCCGCTCCGAGGGGCCGGTCACGAGGTACGTCGCCCCACTCACCCCGCCCGCCAGCACCGACACCGAGTCCGGCGGGGCGGCCAGCACACCGCGGGCGAGCAGGTGGGCGGCCACGTCGTCCAAGGTCAGAGGCGCAGTCATCGCCCCAGATGGTAGGGGAAACCCCACCCTCACGACGCCTGTCCGCCGGATGCCCCCACGCTTCGCGGCTCCATAATGTGAGTGACATGACCAGCGCCTTGCCCGCCGTCCCCCCGCAGACGCAGAGCTTCCTGCGTCGCCTCGGGGCCCGCAGCCTCTACGTGATCACGGAGTTCCCGATCGCGATCGCACGCTTCGTCGTGCTGCTTCCCATGTTCCTGCTCGGCATCGGGACGTTCGTCACCGTGCTCGGCCTGCCGATTCTGGCCGGAACGTTGGGCATCTCGCGCGTCTTCGCCGACGTCGACCGGGGCCGGCTGACCAACGTGCAGGGCTGGCCGGCGCAGCGCCCGCAGTACCGTTCGCTCGAGGATCGCAAGGGCTTCTCGAAGCTGTTCGGGATGCTGGCGCAGGCGCAGCGCTGGGCGGACTGGGGACACGGCATCATCGCGTTCGTTCCCGCACTCGTGGCGTTCATTCTCACCGTCACCTGGTGGTGCGCGGGCGTCGGCGGCACGTTGTCGTTCGTCTGGTACCCGGCGATCCCGGACGGCGGCGACGGCGACCAGGGCCTGGCCGAGCTCATCGGCTTCGGCGAGGGCAAGGCGGCGAACGCCCTGCTGAGCACGATCATCGGCGTGATCTTCCTGGTGACGCTGCCCGCGATCGTGAAGTTCAGCTCCGGCATGCTGTCCGGCCTGGCCCGCTTCATGCTGACCAGCGACCGGGTGCAGGTGCTGCACGAGCAGGTGTCCGACCTGGCCGAGAGCCGCGACGCGGCGGTGTCGGCCGAGGCGTCGGCGCTGCGCCGGCTCGAACGCGACATCCACGACGGCCCGCAACAGCGACTCGTACGCCTCGCGATGGACCTGTCCACCGCCCAGCGTCGGCTACAGAAGGACCCCGACGCCGCCCAGCCGCTGATCGCCGAGGCGATCGCCCAGACCCGCGAGACGCTGGACGAGTTGCGCGCGCTGTCGCGTGGCATCGCCCCGCCGATCCTCGCCGACCGCGGTCTGGCCGCGGCGCTGGCAGCGGTCGCGGCGCGGAGCACGGTGACGGTCGACCTCGAGGTCGCGATGCCGGGCGGCAGCCGGCTGCCCGCAGCGGTGGAGAACGCGGCGTACTTCGTCGTCGCCGAAGCGCTGACCAACGTGGCGAAGCACAGCCAGGCCACGCACTGCCGAGTCGACGTCTCCCGTACGACCGAGTCCATCCGCGTGATCATCACCGACAACGGCGTGGGCGGCGCCCATCCCGCGAAGGGACACGGGCTGTCCGGGCTGGTCGACCGGGTCCGCGCGATCGGCGGCAAGCTCGACGTCGAGAGCCCCGTGGGCGGGCCGACCATCCTTGCTGCCGAGATCCCCTGCCCGATGTGACCCCCAAGGCCCCAAAGCGAGTGGGCGGCCCAACGCTGTGCCTCCCTGCCGAGATCCCCTGCCCGATGTGACACCCTCGACCCCATGCGGGTCGTGATCGCCGAGGATTCGGTACTGCTCCGAGAAGGTCTGGTCCGGTTGGTCGAGGAGCACGACCACACGGTGGTCGCCGCGGTGGGCGACGGCACCACGCTCGTCGAGGCGATCGAGGAGCACCGGCCGGACATCTCCATCGTCGACGTACGGATGCCACCGAGCCACACCGACGAGGGTTTGCGGGCCGCGATCGAGGCCCGCAAACGCGTACCGGGGGCGCCGATCCTGGTGCTGTCGCAGTACGTCGAGGAGTCGTACGCCACCGACCTGCTCGCCGACAAGGTGGGCGCGGTCGGTTATCTGCTGAAGGACCGCGTGGTCGACGTCGACGAGTTCATGGACGGGCTCAACCGCGTCGCCGGCGGGGGTACGGTGCTCGACCCGGAGGTCGTCTCGCAGCTCCTCGTCGCCCGTCGCGATCCCTTGACGACGCTGACGCCGCGCGAGCGCGAGGTGATCGGGCTGATGGCGGAGGGACGTACGAACACCGCGATCTCCCAGCGGCTCGTGGTCTCCGAGGGCGCGGTCGAGAAGCACGTCAGCAACATCTTCGCCAAGCTCGGCCTGGCCCCGTCCGACTCCGACCACCGCCGGGTGATGGCGGTCCTCGCCTACCTCCGACCGGGCAGCTAACCCGCCTCGATCTTTCGTCCGGCGGTGGGTTCGACCTGCCCGCCCCACCCCACCCTGGGGCCAATGATCATGTTTACATGGTCATTGGCCTCTTCACGTGGGGTGGACGCCAGGTAGAGGGGTCATTGGCCGTGTAAGGCGACCACGGTGACGATGCGCAGGGCGTCCGTGCCGGTCTGGACGGTCCAGCCGTCCTCGTGCTTGTCCAGGATGGTGCCCGGTGCCGTCGCCTGGCCGGGTGCCGGCCGCACGGCGAGGACGGTGGCTTCAGTGCCGTCCACGCGCACCTTCGCTTCGGGGCCCATCACGTTCAGCGCAGCTGCCTTTCGGACGAGGACGCTTGCCGGCTCGGTGAGGTCGAGCAGCTTCTCCTCGATCGTGAACGGCCTTGCCTCGGTGGCTCGCTCCGCATCCTGCGGCCTGCCCGGCTCTCCGGCCAGCGCGCTTGCCACGCCCTCCTCGAGCGTCTGCGCCATCAGGTCGAGCCAGCCGGCGAGGAACGTCACGGCGGTCAGCTCTTCGGGGAGGGTGGCTTCGCGCTGCGACATGATCGCGCCGGTGTCGAACTCCGGCGCGATCCGGTGCGTCGTGGCGCCGATCGTCGTCGCACCCTCGTACACCGCGCGCTGCGGGTTGGGGCCGCGGCCTTCGGGGAGGAGCGACGGGTGCACGTTGAACGCCCCACACGTCGGCACCGCGATGATCTCCGGCGGAATCAGCCGCGGATAGGCGACCGAGACCACGAGGTCGGGGGCGAGGGCCGTGATCGCCGGGGTGGCGATGGGGCGGAGCCGCCCGGTGAGCAGAACGTCGGCGTCCGGCGGGAGGTCGAGAACGAGGGGGTTGGCGCCCCGGAGGGACCTGCCGACCGGCGGGGTGACCACGAGGACGATCCGGTGGCCGTGCCGTTCGGCCCAGTCCGCGACGACGCGATAGGCGGGATGGAAGAACGTCATCACGACCACGCGCAGCGCCATATGCCCTTGTATAGCCGGGACTGCGCCGCGAGCGCGAACGAATATAGGCAGCGCCGCCTCCGAGTTGGGCACCCGCTGCCGATGGGTGCACCCTCCGTGGCCGCCTACAACGGAACCATGAACTCCATTGCCACACTCCGCGACGCGGTCAAGGGCGCCGTCGTTCTTCCCGGTGACGCTACCTGGGAGCAGGAACGGCTCGCCTGGCATCTCACGAACGACCAACACCCGGCGGCGGTCGTCCACGTCACCGGCGTCGACGATGTCGTCGCCGCTGTCAATTTCGCCAAGCAGCATGGGCTTTCCGTCACCGCGCAGGCGCGTGGACACGGTGCCACAGCGGCGTTGCAGGGCGCGATCCTCCTTCGTACGTTGGGCCTCACCGCGATCGAGGTCGACGAGCAGGCGCGCATCGCGCGCGTCGAGCCCGGGGTGCGGTGGGGTGAGCTGAACGAGGTCCTGGCGCCGACGGGGCTCACCGGTCTGCCGGGCAGCTCGGGTGACACGTCCGTGGTCGGGTACACGCTCGGCGGCGGCCTCAGCTGGTTCGGGCGCAAGTACGGTCAGGCCGCGAACCACGTGCACGCTGTCGAACTCGTCACTGCGGACGGCGAGCCTGTGCGCGTGACCGCTGAGTCGGATCCGGAGCTCTTCTGGGCTGTGCGGGGCGGGGGTGGCGACTTCGGCATCGTGACGGCTTTGGAGCTTCGGCTGTTCGCCGAGCCGCAGATCTACGGTGGGCGGATGACGTTCGCGGCCGAGCACGCGCGGGAGGTCTTCCGTTCGTTCGTCGCCGTGACCAAGTCGGCGCCCGAGGACCTGACGCTGTGGGCGTGGCTGATGAACATGCCGGACGCGCCGATGATCCCCGAGCCGATGCGCGGGCGTTGGCTGGTGATGATCGATGCTGTGTACCTGGGCTCTTCGTCCGCTGCGGACGCGCTGCTGGCGCCAATCCGTGCCGCGGCACCTTTGCTGTCCGACACGGTGGGGACGGTGCCGTTGAACCAGCTGGACGGGGTGGCGAACGAGCCGGTGGATCCCGTTCCGGGCCTGCTGCAGGGGACGTTGCTGAGCGGCTTCGACGAGTCGGCGGTGGACGCGCTGATCGCGGCGGCCAACCCGGGCCAGCCGTCGCCGGTGGCAGTCTTCGAGGTCCGCCACCTCGGCGGAGCCTTCGCCCGCCCT is part of the Tenggerimyces flavus genome and encodes:
- the mtnA gene encoding S-methyl-5-thioribose-1-phosphate isomerase, with amino-acid sequence MRRAIEWDGDAIVIVDQTLLPGTFATQRITNVDELIDAIQRLAVRGAPALGVAGALGVALVAGRDDASELAERLARARPTAVNLRWGVEQALKELPNGPQQVLARAQRLAKADEEINKRASFRAAEYVKAHTTRRKLRLHTHCNTGWLATAGWGTALGVVWHLANENAIEEVLVDETRPLLQGARLTAFELAEAGVPYCILPDSAAATALAEGRSDAVVVGADRIAANGDVANKIGTYPLALAAKHHGVPFLVVAPESTIDAKTLTGKDIAIEERDAAELGDLVPDGAKAFNPAFDVTPADLITAIVTEDRVWEPATRA
- a CDS encoding AfsR/SARP family transcriptional regulator, with amino-acid sequence MDIRLLGPVEARDGDDRVVDLGPRQQRLAFAVLALEVGRAVPVNRFVDLMWPDGPPRTARSSVQVRISGLRGALRGLATVPSSGDGYLLDVDPEAVDAHRFKRLVRQAHQATDDQQLVALLTEATDLWRGPALGGALTDELLRDRLTHGLEEARLGAIEDRIDAELRLGRHTRLLGELTDLVEAHGTRERLVRLHMLASHRAGQTDRALTAARTYRDLLASEYSGKPTSELTDLEQAIRRADPALIPVDVPAPRQPNGAVPPAELPPAVAAFTGRTDDLLGLDELLPNPQDARQTAALAVIAGTAGVGKTSLAVHWSHRVRDHFPDGQLHVDLRGYAPAPALTPHEALAQLLRGLGVDSRAVPVEVTEATALYRSATAGKRVLVLLDNAIDAEQVRPLLPATSGSLCLVTSRDRLSGLVARDGARRILLDTLKPEEATALLDSLLGRDRPRERALLPELAAACAFLPLALRIAAAQLVDDPHRTIADYLVELRSEPLAALRLDGDDAVQRAFELSYQRLGEADRRMFRLLGVIPGPDFTVDTAAALASVTSGDARAQLRRLVAAHLLEQHASQRYRFHDLLREFARARLTSEESAATETFERLLAWYYAHCDGAVTRLVPVHQAPELPPPDVEAVPYADEDAAIGWLEDERHVLLAAVAHCAEQGPYAWACRFANRLRLYASTVSSADELALAEAGVIAADRLDDPVFQARAYANLGVVRAKLDSAAGLPFIKRALEFAQATGDLEEIANAKNNLGLVHMQLGELPVAQELLTECIAMRRQAREPFPLQLLNLGYVESLLGRLHVARDHLAEAAATIQQGDQRYAADTLDTFADVTYALGRPLVALEILDQALDVATSTNNRRAEGGILKTRAAVLGSIGRFDEAFALVSRSLEIASEIRAAENLGQALTVLARIEQRLGRFDASARHYAEAVEASRDGRYHHAYVEALLGQTTGHADRGDLVAADRQARRVLELAQASSYRVCEGDARVALAWTALSMGEALAAEGHARAGCQLHRETGHLLGLAWALAALADALLARGATAEGQGSLREAHESFVACGAAPQVAITTRRLAELTPA
- a CDS encoding phosphotransferase family protein, which encodes MTAPLTLDDVAAHLLARGVLAAPPDSVSVLAGGVSGATYLVTGPSERLVVKQPLPFLSVADEWPARMERAAVEAAALSLVGTLTPEVAPRLLDFDPERFVLVMAAAPASWVEWRTQLLGGTVVSWAGTTLGSTLGRWHSATVSDLPEVFTSLDGFLELRGDPYHRTVAARRTDLAPLVSACLDELLAAPTCFVHGDFSPKNVLIGPDSLWALDFEVAHRGNPVFDVAFMLHHLTMKAIHLPALASPLEDCALAFWRAYGDAGGLALDEPAVLRHTGALLLARVHGKSPTAYLTPAEAEQVSLLGERALRGGFGTLAELFAR
- a CDS encoding sensor histidine kinase produces the protein MTSALPAVPPQTQSFLRRLGARSLYVITEFPIAIARFVVLLPMFLLGIGTFVTVLGLPILAGTLGISRVFADVDRGRLTNVQGWPAQRPQYRSLEDRKGFSKLFGMLAQAQRWADWGHGIIAFVPALVAFILTVTWWCAGVGGTLSFVWYPAIPDGGDGDQGLAELIGFGEGKAANALLSTIIGVIFLVTLPAIVKFSSGMLSGLARFMLTSDRVQVLHEQVSDLAESRDAAVSAEASALRRLERDIHDGPQQRLVRLAMDLSTAQRRLQKDPDAAQPLIAEAIAQTRETLDELRALSRGIAPPILADRGLAAALAAVAARSTVTVDLEVAMPGGSRLPAAVENAAYFVVAEALTNVAKHSQATHCRVDVSRTTESIRVIITDNGVGGAHPAKGHGLSGLVDRVRAIGGKLDVESPVGGPTILAAEIPCPM
- a CDS encoding response regulator — its product is MRVVIAEDSVLLREGLVRLVEEHDHTVVAAVGDGTTLVEAIEEHRPDISIVDVRMPPSHTDEGLRAAIEARKRVPGAPILVLSQYVEESYATDLLADKVGAVGYLLKDRVVDVDEFMDGLNRVAGGGTVLDPEVVSQLLVARRDPLTTLTPREREVIGLMAEGRTNTAISQRLVVSEGAVEKHVSNIFAKLGLAPSDSDHRRVMAVLAYLRPGS
- a CDS encoding methionyl-tRNA formyltransferase, yielding MALRVVVMTFFHPAYRVVADWAERHGHRIVLVVTPPVGRSLRGANPLVLDLPPDADVLLTGRLRPIATPAITALAPDLVVSVAYPRLIPPEIIAVPTCGAFNVHPSLLPEGRGPNPQRAVYEGATTIGATTHRIAPEFDTGAIMSQREATLPEELTAVTFLAGWLDLMAQTLEEGVASALAGEPGRPQDAERATEARPFTIEEKLLDLTEPASVLVRKAAALNVMGPEAKVRVDGTEATVLAVRPAPGQATAPGTILDKHEDGWTVQTGTDALRIVTVVALHGQ
- a CDS encoding FAD-binding oxidoreductase encodes the protein MNSIATLRDAVKGAVVLPGDATWEQERLAWHLTNDQHPAAVVHVTGVDDVVAAVNFAKQHGLSVTAQARGHGATAALQGAILLRTLGLTAIEVDEQARIARVEPGVRWGELNEVLAPTGLTGLPGSSGDTSVVGYTLGGGLSWFGRKYGQAANHVHAVELVTADGEPVRVTAESDPELFWAVRGGGGDFGIVTALELRLFAEPQIYGGRMTFAAEHAREVFRSFVAVTKSAPEDLTLWAWLMNMPDAPMIPEPMRGRWLVMIDAVYLGSSSAADALLAPIRAAAPLLSDTVGTVPLNQLDGVANEPVDPVPGLLQGTLLSGFDESAVDALIAAANPGQPSPVAVFEVRHLGGAFARPQPTDGAAGALAEPYLLFFGGFLPSPAFTPILEAAMGEITEAMATWDTQRTHLNMSSNKPVEVLFPTDVLSSLRAIKHRRDPNGVIRSNHPVG